In Rhinoraja longicauda isolate Sanriku21f chromosome 39, sRhiLon1.1, whole genome shotgun sequence, one DNA window encodes the following:
- the LOC144611196 gene encoding putative G-protein coupled receptor 139 — protein sequence MEACKADYNFHWCGLSTCTTRYLVAMAAADLLALITEVILYQIRVHYFYWSFLSITPVCSVNIVLTFAATDCSVWFTVTFTFDRFVAICCQKLKTKYCTGKTAAAVLATAGVLLCLKNVPRYFTYEPWRIIENVPWLCVIKESVFTDPGWVTFDWFDTALTPLLPFAVILLLNALTVRHILVASRVRQGLRGQSKGEKRSDPEMESRRRSVVLLFTISGSFILLWLTNVAHFVYYQITEDNADWNDSEWIFHKMGYLLRNLNCCTNTFIYAATQAKFREKVKSAVKYPVTSMLQIIHKYAS from the exons ATGGAGGCGTGCAAGGCGGATTATAACTTTCATTGG tgcggcctctccacctgtaccactcgctacctggtggccatggcagcggccgatctactggccttgatcaccgaggtcattttgtatcagatccgagttcattacttttattggagtttcctgtccatcacccctgtgtgcagtgttaacattGTACTgacgtttgcagctacagactgttctgtctggttcaccgtgacTTTCacatttgatcgctttgtcgccatttgttgccagaagctgaaaactaaatattgcaccgggaaaactgcggctgcggttctagcaacagccggcgttctgctctgtctgaaaaacgttccccgataCTTCACATATGAACCCTGGAGGATCATCGAAAATGTCCCTTGGCTCTGTGTCATAAAGGAAAGtgttttcactgaccccgggtgggtgacgtttgactggttcgacacggctctaacgccgctcctccctttcgctgtgatcctgctgctcaacgctctgacagtccggcacattttagtggccagtcgggtccgtcaggggctgaggggtcagagcaagggggagaagcgcagtgacccggagatggagagcaggaggaggtctgtggttttactcttcaccatctccggcagcttcatcctcctgtggctgacaaaTGTGGcacacttcgtctattatcagatcacagaagACAATGCAGATTGgaatgattctgaatggatctttCACAAAATGGGGTATTTGCTGAGAAATCTCAACTGTTgcacgaacacatttatttacgcggcgacacaGGCCAAGTTCCGGGAGaaagtgaagagcgcggtgaaatatccggtcACCTCTATGCTTCAGATCATTCATAAATACGcgtcctga